A window of the Hordeum vulgare subsp. vulgare chromosome 5H, MorexV3_pseudomolecules_assembly, whole genome shotgun sequence genome harbors these coding sequences:
- the LOC123452435 gene encoding cytochrome c oxidase subunit 6a, mitochondrial isoform X1, with amino-acid sequence MASLAARSGLRSLAARARAPAPAPAGRRMSSSAHDDAYETAKWEKITIMGAVTCTLLAAWNLSKGHPHYDEPPAYPYLRIRNKEFPWGMNLLPLPSRAHFNTYCCNFVLDFSVCDVISTKSDLV; translated from the exons ATGGCTTCCCTGGCGGCGAGATCCGGCCTCCGCTCCCTGGCGGCGCGCGCCAGGGCCCCCGCCCCGGCCCCGGCCGGACGCCGAATGTCCTCCTCCGCCCACGACGACGCCT ATGAGACGGCCAAGTGGGAGAAGATCACCATCATGGGGGCCGTCACATGCACCCTCCTGGCGGCGTGGAACCTCTCCAAGGGCCACCCCCACTACGACGAGCCGCCG GCCTACCCCTACCTGCGCATCCGCAACAAGGAGTTCCCCTGGGGTATGAATCTTCTACCCCTTCCTTCCCGTGCCCATTTCAATACGTACTGCTGTAATTTCGTCCTTGATTTTTCTGTCTGCGATGTGATCTCTACGAAAAGTGACCTTGTTTGA
- the LOC123452435 gene encoding cytochrome c oxidase subunit 6a, mitochondrial isoform X2, producing the protein MASLAARSGLRSLAARARAPAPAPAGRRMSSSAHDDAYETAKWEKITIMGAVTCTLLAAWNLSKGHPHYDEPPAYPYLRIRNKEFPWGPNGLFEVKHDH; encoded by the exons ATGGCTTCCCTGGCGGCGAGATCCGGCCTCCGCTCCCTGGCGGCGCGCGCCAGGGCCCCCGCCCCGGCCCCGGCCGGACGCCGAATGTCCTCCTCCGCCCACGACGACGCCT ATGAGACGGCCAAGTGGGAGAAGATCACCATCATGGGGGCCGTCACATGCACCCTCCTGGCGGCGTGGAACCTCTCCAAGGGCCACCCCCACTACGACGAGCCGCCG GCCTACCCCTACCTGCGCATCCGCAACAAGGAGTTCCCCTGGG GACCCAATGGCCTGTTTGAGGTCAAGCATGACCATTGA